Proteins from a single region of Arctopsyche grandis isolate Sample6627 chromosome 1, ASM5162203v2, whole genome shotgun sequence:
- the LOC143916442 gene encoding piercer of microtubule wall 2 protein has product MSNYGHNNMQNSSAKKSVKIHLEKSMSNRVNGIENGECTKQGLTGYGSQYKNQHPSYRTTSKEYGWYAPDNHTVPSVYYPTQQRFSSYLYAAGMYRNHSLNTRMDSPGYK; this is encoded by the exons ATGTCAAATTATGGTCATAATAACATGCAAAATTCTTCAGCTAAAAAAAGTGTGAAGATTCATTTGGAAAAATCAATGTCTAATAGAGTCAATGGGATTGAAAATGGGGAATGTACAAAAC aaggTTTGACTGGTTATGGCTctcaatataaaaatcaacatCCTTCTTATCGAACCACGTCCAAAGAGTATGGATGGTATGCACCCG ATAATCACACTGTTCCATCTGTATATTATCCGACTCAACAAAGATTCAGTAGTTATCTCTACGCTGCTGGAATGTATAGAAATCACTCATTAAACACCAGAATGGATTCTCCTGGTTACAAATAA